A window of Cryptomeria japonica chromosome 3, Sugi_1.0, whole genome shotgun sequence contains these coding sequences:
- the LOC131051524 gene encoding laccase-12 — protein MKALSSMAKLTFSLVCFILVAPWMASAAIVNHNFTIGTQNVTRLCNTQTIVTVNGQFPGPTIEVQEGDNLVVEVTNSGPYNVTIHWHGVKQLKSCWADGPSYITQCPITPGNKFTYNFTITGQEGTLWWHAHITYLRATVHGALVIKPRTGNDYPFPKPAAEFPIILGEWWNANVEDVIADALARGTVPNDSDAYTINSQPGDFFPCSTNDTIRLLVETGKSYLLRIVNAGMVRGSFFKIAQHNMTVVAMDAVYIKPYTTDVLLINPGNTMDVLITADQQSNRYYFGTRVYFSQPLASAFLNTSATAILEYKDNTNKSTPLLPNFPDFNDTSTAVNFTTSLRGLNSSVPQTVDEEMLITEGLGLVTCTDNSCADNNGVRPVGSFNNISFVYPDIAILQAYYNNISGVFTRDFPSNPPQAFNYTGNVPLGLWSPELGTKVKVLKFNSTVQIVLQNTQIVSFISHPIHLHGHDFYLVGQGFGNYNSQTDPANFNLVNPQMLNTVAVPTGGWAAIRFVANNPGVWLAHCHFESHSSLGFDMVFLTENGPGSSDILPPPPSDLPTC, from the exons ATGAAAGCGTTATCAAGCATGGCGAAATTAACATTTTCCCTTGTTTGTTTCATTTTGGTAGCACCATGGATGGCTTCTGCTGCTATTGTCAACCACAATTTCACT ATTGGAACGCAGAATGTGACTAGGTTGTGTAACACGCAAACGATTGTGACAGTCAATGGACAATTTCCTGGTCCCACTATAGAGGTTCAGGAAGGCGATAATCTTGTCGTTGAAGTGACCAACAGCGGGCCGTATAATGTGACTATACACTG GCATGGAGTAAAGCAGTTGAAATCTTGTTGGGCAGATGGGCCGTCCTACATAACACAGTGCCCCATTACTCCTGGGAATAAGTTTACCTACAACTTTACAATCACAGGACAGGAAGGGACGTTGTGGTGGCATGCACATATTACATATCTGAGAGCCACTGTGCATGGAGCACTGGTCATAAAACCCCGGACTGGAAATGATTATCCATTTCCCAAACCGGCGGCTGAGTTTCCTATTATTCTGG GTGAATGGTGGAATGCAAATGTAGAAGATGTAATTGCAGATGCACTTGCAAGAGGAACTGTACCAAATGACTCCGATGCATACACCATTAACAGCCAGCCAGGAGATTTTTTCCCTTGCTCTACCAATG ATACTATCCGTCTTTTGGTTGAGACGGGGAAAAGCTACCTGCTGAGGATTGTAAATGCTGGCATGGTTCGTGGATCCTTCTTCAAAATTGCCCAGCACAATATGACTGTTGTGGCAATGGATGCCGTTTATATCAAACCATATACCACCGATGTGCTGCTCATAAACCCAGGTAACACCATGGATGTGCTCATAACAGCTGACCAGCAATCAAACCGCTACTACTTTGGCACCCGCGTATACTTCAGCCAGCCTCTAGCGAGTGCATTCTTAAATACCTCTGCAACAGCAATATTAGAATATAAAGACAACACCAATAAATCTACCCCTCTCTTGCCCAACTTTCCTGACTTTAACGATACTTCTACCGCAGTCAATTTCACAACATCCCTTAGAGGCCTGAATTCCTCCGTCCCACAGACTGTTGATGAAGAAATGCTTATAACAGAGGGATTGGGACTCGTTACTTGTACAGACAATTCTTGTGCGGACAACAATGGTGTAAGACCCGTTGGAAGTTTTAATAACATTTCATTCGTGTATCCAGATATAGCCATATTGCAAGCTTATTATAATAATATTAGTGGAGTTTTTACCAGAGATTTCCCAAGTAATCCTCCCCAGGCATTCAATTACACTGGAAATGTGCCACTGGGTCTTTGGAGCCCCGAGTTGGGGACAAAAGTTAAGGTTTTGAAGTTCAATAGCACTGTTCAAATAGTGTTGCAGAACACTCAGATTGTTTCATTCATTAGCCATCCCATACACCTTCATGGCCATGATTTTTATCTTGTGGGTCAAGGATTTGGTAACTATAATTCCCAAACGGATCCTGCAAATTTCAATCTGGTGAATCCTCAGATGTTGAATACCGTTGCAGTTCCTACTGGTGGGTGGGCGGCCATTAGATTTGTAGCCAATAATCCAG GAGTTTGGTTGGCGCATTGCCATTTTGAATCTCATTCTTCACttggttttgatatggtttttcttACTGAGAATGGGCCAGGAAGTTCTGACATATTGCCGCCACCTCCTTCTGATCTACCTACATGTTAG